From one Eucalyptus grandis isolate ANBG69807.140 chromosome 9, ASM1654582v1, whole genome shotgun sequence genomic stretch:
- the LOC104419831 gene encoding uncharacterized protein LOC104419831, whose amino-acid sequence MALRIHALPLHALPRPPKSRLLPSVSTPRKPLPASVSCRAKRPTGDAEIASALAEEVARVHAQKKLKDEALRKGRALLFAELCGYFSLGEDEPRRRWERMEDGERRDLAAEFVSNWSADFHPLSARSVVEMVEEHLRQEKKPSFSNDSALFPSLKRLMGLGENQ is encoded by the coding sequence ATGGCGCTGAGAATCCACGCCCTGCCCCTGCACGCCCTGCCCCGACCCCCGAAGTCCCgcctcctcccctccgtttcGACCCCCCGCAAGCCGCTCCCCGCCTCCGTGTCGTGCAGGGCCAAGAGGCCCACCGGCGACGCCGAGATCGCGTCCGCCCTGGCGGAGGAGGTCGCGAGGGTGCACGCCCAGAAGAAGCTGAAGGACGAGGCCCTGAGGAAGGGCCGGGCCCTCCTGTTCGCCGAGCTCTGCGGTTACTTCTCCCTGGGGGAGGACGAGCCGAGGAGGAGGTGGGAGAGGATGGAGGACGGCGAGCGGAGGGATCTGGCGGCGGAGTTCGTGTCGAATTGGAGCGCCGATTTCCATCCCCTGTCCGCGAGGTCCGTCGTGGAGATGGTCGAGGAGCACCTGCGGCAGGAAAAGAAGCCGTCTTTCTCGAACGATTCCGCGCTTTTTCCTAGTTTGAAGAGATTGATGGGCTTGGGGGAGAACCAGTGA